In the Chroococcidiopsis sp. SAG 2025 genome, one interval contains:
- a CDS encoding MIP/aquaporin family protein, with product MKRRIASSRPSAIPAYVAELVGTILMIFNGLSWVCWNFSPESPIVKLIPNPNVRLCLTALCFAGGGTAIAYSPLGKRSGGHLNPSVTLGFWLMKKISTRDALAYAFMQVIGALIGTALVLILWSDFARSVHLGATLLGKGISPVMGFGIEVGITFLLMLTILISVNSSIMPWTGAIAGALVAFLVSTESPLTGTSLNPARSFAPAALISIWQDQWIYWIAPPLGAALAALLYRQGIIGTGKSYCSKLFHASEIPCHHANCGYCSPTKVDVFRTTRRKL from the coding sequence ATGAAACGTAGGATTGCCAGTAGCAGACCCAGTGCTATCCCTGCTTACGTCGCAGAATTGGTAGGCACAATCTTAATGATCTTCAACGGTCTGTCTTGGGTTTGCTGGAATTTTAGCCCAGAATCTCCAATCGTTAAGTTAATCCCCAACCCTAACGTGCGCTTATGTCTCACAGCTTTATGTTTTGCTGGGGGAGGAACGGCGATCGCTTACTCGCCATTGGGCAAACGTTCTGGCGGACATCTCAATCCCTCAGTCACTTTGGGCTTCTGGCTGATGAAAAAAATCTCTACCCGCGATGCTTTAGCATACGCCTTCATGCAGGTTATTGGCGCTTTGATTGGTACTGCCTTAGTACTCATACTGTGGTCTGACTTTGCTCGCAGCGTTCATCTGGGTGCGACTCTGTTGGGGAAAGGAATATCACCAGTCATGGGTTTTGGAATTGAGGTTGGCATTACATTTTTACTGATGTTGACAATTTTAATCTCAGTCAACTCGTCTATTATGCCCTGGACTGGTGCGATCGCCGGGGCGCTAGTTGCTTTTCTGGTATCTACCGAATCGCCACTGACTGGCACTAGTCTGAATCCAGCCCGCTCTTTTGCTCCAGCTGCCCTGATTTCGATTTGGCAGGATCAATGGATTTACTGGATTGCTCCACCTCTTGGGGCTGCTTTAGCTGCACTTCTGTACCGACAGGGGATTATTGGTACTGGAAAATCTTACTGTAGCAAGCTTTTTCACGCATCAGAAATTCCCTGTCACCATGCCAACTGCGGTTATTGCAGCCCCACTAAAGTTGATGTTTTTCGGACAACTAGGAGAAAGTTATGA
- a CDS encoding MGH1-like glycoside hydrolase domain-containing protein, producing the protein MTREEARLQQVRDRTAHWQRWGPYLSERQWGTVREDYSATGEAWDYFPHDRARSRAYRWGEDGIAGISDNHQRLCFAIALWNGEDAILKERMFGLTGNQGNHGEDVKEYYFYLDNTPTHSYMKCLYKYPQQAFPYDRLVEENQRRSRQDLEYELLDTGIFAGDRYFDVFVEYAKDSPEDILIQVSIVNRGAEAKTLHLLPTLWFRNTWSWNSSQEQPILKVVKSDSNLGIIEAIHPTLGNRWLYCEGETELLFTNNETNFEKLFGTSNTSPYVKDGINDYIVEDRKAAVNPNQIGTKSAAHYALSIGAGETKIVRLRLSDSSSLIQPFEAQFDKILQARLSEADEFYHRICPFSISEDERNVQRQAFAGMLWSKQYYYYVVHEWLNGDPQNPPPDERRHGRNREWIHLFNDDILSMPDKWEYPWFAAWDLAFHVIPLAAIDPDFAKRQLSRLTREWYMHPNGQLPAYEWAFSDVNPPVHAWATMRVYQIERKMYGRADTNFLERVFQKLLLNFTWWVNRKDAEGNNVFQGGFLGLDNIGVFDRSAELPTGGRINQADGTSWMGMYCLNMLAIALELAKVDSTYEDIASKFFEHFLYIADAIDGIGKTEISLWDEVDGFYYDALHLPNGDRLPLKVRSMVGLIPLFAVQTLEPEMLQRLPGFKRRMEWFIRNRPDLRQNVACMESPGVGARRLLAIAYREKLQRILNRILDESEFLSPYGIRAVSKFHESHPYVFETNGYQYRVDYEPAESSTSMFGGNSNWRGPVWFPVNYLIIESLQKFHHYFGDDFRVECPTGSGRMMTLWEVAFELSQRLVRIFLEDSSHKRPVYGGIEKFQTDPHWHDLILFREYFHGDIGAGIGASHQTGWTGLVAKLIQQCGEYRDRHTPHPTTPVAHGETPKTALAPPHPTPCS; encoded by the coding sequence ATGACCCGAGAAGAAGCAAGATTGCAACAAGTTCGCGATCGCACTGCTCACTGGCAACGTTGGGGACCCTATTTGAGCGAACGACAGTGGGGAACCGTGCGGGAAGACTATAGTGCGACTGGGGAAGCCTGGGATTACTTTCCTCACGATCGCGCCCGTTCTCGCGCTTACCGCTGGGGAGAAGATGGAATTGCTGGGATTTCTGACAACCATCAACGCCTTTGTTTTGCGATCGCCCTGTGGAACGGAGAAGATGCAATTCTCAAAGAGAGAATGTTTGGTCTAACGGGAAATCAAGGCAATCATGGGGAAGATGTCAAAGAATATTATTTTTATTTGGATAACACCCCCACGCACTCCTACATGAAATGCCTGTACAAATATCCTCAACAGGCTTTTCCTTACGATCGACTCGTTGAGGAAAATCAACGTCGAAGTCGTCAGGATTTAGAGTATGAACTGCTCGACACGGGCATATTTGCAGGCGATCGCTACTTTGATGTTTTCGTCGAATATGCTAAGGATTCACCGGAAGATATTCTGATTCAAGTCAGTATCGTTAACCGAGGAGCGGAAGCAAAAACGTTACATCTACTGCCTACACTCTGGTTTCGGAATACTTGGTCTTGGAATTCTTCTCAAGAACAACCAATTCTGAAAGTCGTTAAATCCGATTCCAATCTCGGTATTATTGAAGCTATCCATCCAACGCTAGGAAATAGATGGCTGTATTGTGAAGGGGAAACAGAGTTGCTATTTACAAATAATGAAACCAACTTTGAGAAATTATTTGGAACCAGCAATACTTCTCCCTACGTTAAAGATGGAATCAACGATTACATAGTAGAAGATCGAAAAGCAGCAGTCAACCCAAATCAGATTGGCACTAAGAGTGCGGCTCATTACGCATTGTCAATTGGAGCAGGTGAAACCAAAATTGTGCGGCTACGCCTAAGCGATTCGTCGAGTTTAATTCAGCCATTTGAAGCTCAATTTGACAAAATTTTGCAAGCTCGGCTTTCGGAAGCAGATGAATTCTATCATCGAATTTGTCCATTCTCCATTTCAGAAGATGAACGCAACGTCCAACGACAGGCGTTCGCAGGTATGTTATGGAGCAAGCAGTATTATTACTATGTAGTCCATGAGTGGCTGAACGGCGATCCTCAAAATCCGCCACCAGACGAACGACGGCATGGCAGAAACCGTGAGTGGATTCATCTATTTAACGATGACATTCTTTCAATGCCAGATAAGTGGGAATATCCTTGGTTTGCCGCTTGGGATTTGGCTTTTCACGTGATTCCACTGGCGGCGATCGACCCAGACTTTGCTAAGCGTCAATTGAGTCGCTTGACGCGGGAATGGTACATGCACCCTAATGGTCAGTTACCAGCTTATGAATGGGCTTTTAGTGATGTGAATCCACCCGTTCACGCTTGGGCTACCATGCGCGTGTATCAGATTGAACGTAAAATGTACGGTCGTGCTGACACGAATTTTCTAGAGCGGGTGTTTCAAAAATTACTACTGAATTTTACTTGGTGGGTGAATCGGAAAGATGCTGAAGGCAATAACGTCTTTCAAGGTGGCTTCTTAGGATTAGATAATATTGGTGTCTTTGACAGAAGCGCCGAACTACCTACGGGTGGACGTATTAATCAAGCAGATGGCACGAGCTGGATGGGGATGTATTGCCTGAACATGCTGGCGATCGCTCTGGAACTAGCAAAAGTAGACTCTACCTATGAAGATATTGCCAGCAAATTTTTTGAACATTTTCTCTACATTGCTGATGCAATAGATGGCATTGGTAAAACGGAAATATCCCTTTGGGATGAAGTTGATGGATTTTATTATGATGCATTGCACCTGCCTAATGGCGATCGGTTGCCCTTAAAGGTACGTTCGATGGTAGGACTCATTCCACTATTTGCCGTTCAAACTTTGGAACCAGAAATGTTGCAGCGCCTCCCCGGTTTCAAACGACGGATGGAATGGTTTATTAGAAATCGCCCAGATCTACGACAAAATGTTGCTTGCATGGAATCACCCGGAGTAGGGGCAAGAAGACTGTTGGCGATCGCCTATCGTGAAAAACTCCAGCGCATTCTCAACAGAATTTTGGATGAAAGCGAATTTTTAAGCCCCTACGGCATTCGTGCAGTTTCCAAATTTCATGAGTCTCATCCCTACGTCTTTGAAACCAATGGATATCAGTATCGCGTGGACTACGAGCCAGCAGAATCTAGCACTAGTATGTTTGGCGGAAATTCTAACTGGCGCGGTCCGGTTTGGTTTCCCGTCAACTACTTAATTATTGAGTCGCTCCAAAAGTTCCATCACTACTTTGGAGATGACTTTAGAGTAGAGTGTCCTACTGGCTCTGGTCGCATGATGACACTTTGGGAAGTTGCATTTGAATTGTCCCAAAGACTAGTCCGAATTTTTCTGGAAGATTCGTCTCACAAACGACCCGTCTACGGCGGTATCGAGAAGTTCCAAACCGATCCTCACTGGCACGACCTAATTTTGTTTCGTGAATACTTTCATGGCGATATCGGTGCGGGAATTGGTGCTAGTCATCAAACTGGCTGGACGGGATTAGTCGCCAAACTGATTCAACAGTGTGGAGAATATCGCGATCGCCACACCCCACACCCCACAACGCCAGTTGCTCATGGGGAAACCCCCAAGACCGCACTGGCTCCCCCACACCCCACACCCTGTTCGTGA
- a CDS encoding GMC oxidoreductase produces the protein MKNRFRSRRRFLQTTALISAGAALSPLASIYRASAQDRNVPDEAVEALVLGSGFGGAITALRLTQAGIRTLMIERGIRWPIRDDGNTFATFQQIDGRAAWLSNTTWNGVPVDPFTGVLDFSQENGINILHGAGFGGGSLVYNAITYQPRREIFSGIFSPDVVDYDELDAVYYPRVRSILQPAIIPDDILASPYYDRARLLIEQGNRAGFPTYPYNLAVDWNIIRQEIEGTKTPSAIIGNHWYGINSGAKNSLDRNYLFQAEQTGLLDVLTLHLVTDITEVPEYGYRVLCTQIDTSGAVVAQKSFTCRYLFLAAGSIGTSKLLVRSKATGLLPKLNDEVGKHWGGNGDAIVTRSNLSPSVSGKGGPACVVLEHLDNPLGATVLEDIPDANASDGTLQLLALGIPRQTGTFTYNASTDSVRLNWTQDNAQLDAVKLTAQILDEKNTTSTSQPTSEFINSISGHPLGGATLGKACDRYGRVAGYKRLYVMDGAMIPGYTAITNPSFTIAALAERNIETIIAEDFV, from the coding sequence ATGAAGAATAGGTTTCGCAGCCGTCGTCGCTTTCTGCAAACTACTGCACTTATTTCTGCTGGTGCTGCCCTAAGTCCGCTAGCCAGCATTTATCGCGCGAGCGCCCAAGATCGAAATGTTCCCGATGAAGCCGTAGAAGCTCTAGTCCTTGGTAGCGGTTTTGGCGGAGCGATTACGGCTCTGCGTTTGACACAAGCTGGGATTAGAACATTGATGATAGAGCGAGGAATCCGCTGGCCTATCAGAGATGATGGAAATACTTTTGCTACTTTTCAACAAATAGATGGTCGAGCTGCCTGGTTAAGTAATACGACATGGAATGGAGTTCCCGTCGATCCGTTTACAGGAGTGCTAGACTTTTCTCAAGAAAATGGAATTAATATCTTGCATGGGGCTGGCTTTGGAGGTGGATCGTTAGTTTATAACGCAATTACTTATCAACCCAGGCGCGAAATCTTCAGCGGTATTTTTTCTCCTGATGTTGTGGACTATGATGAATTGGATGCAGTTTATTATCCGCGCGTGCGCTCGATTCTACAACCTGCCATCATTCCTGATGATATTTTGGCAAGTCCTTACTACGATCGCGCTAGGTTATTAATCGAACAAGGAAACAGAGCGGGGTTTCCTACATATCCATATAATCTTGCAGTAGATTGGAATATAATTCGCCAAGAAATAGAAGGAACAAAGACACCTTCTGCAATTATAGGTAATCATTGGTACGGCATTAACAGTGGGGCTAAAAATAGCCTGGATCGCAACTACCTATTTCAGGCAGAGCAAACTGGATTATTAGATGTTTTAACTTTACATCTAGTTACAGATATTACTGAAGTACCTGAATATGGATACAGAGTTTTATGTACTCAAATTGACACATCAGGAGCAGTCGTCGCTCAGAAGTCTTTTACTTGCCGCTATTTATTTTTAGCAGCTGGTTCTATTGGAACTTCCAAGCTTTTAGTTAGGTCTAAAGCAACGGGCTTATTACCAAAATTAAACGATGAAGTTGGTAAACATTGGGGAGGTAATGGAGATGCGATTGTAACTCGTAGCAACTTATCTCCGTCTGTATCTGGTAAGGGAGGACCGGCATGTGTAGTTCTGGAACACCTAGATAACCCCCTTGGTGCAACTGTTCTTGAGGATATTCCAGATGCAAATGCATCTGATGGTACGCTACAGTTACTCGCTTTAGGTATACCTCGACAAACAGGGACATTTACATATAACGCATCTACTGATTCTGTCCGCTTGAACTGGACTCAAGACAATGCTCAATTAGATGCTGTCAAGTTAACTGCTCAAATCCTTGACGAGAAAAATACGACCTCTACCAGTCAGCCTACATCAGAATTTATAAATTCTATCTCTGGGCATCCTCTAGGAGGAGCAACACTAGGAAAAGCCTGCGATCGCTACGGGCGCGTCGCTGGGTATAAACGTCTTTATGTCATGGATGGAGCCATGATTCCTGGCTATACAGCTATCACAAATCCTTCCTTTACTATTGCGGCTTTAGCAGAACGCAATATAGAAACCATCATTGCTGAAGATTTTGTGTAG